The nucleotide sequence AGACTTTCACGTTTAGAAAATTTTGAATTAGAATAACTTCTTTCCATGATCCGCTTTTGATGAAATGAAGCATATATGTTCCCGCAAGCTACTGTCAAATTACCTGTGAAAACACCATTAAGGTTCTTCTGATAcatttggagattagcgtgttcaaacaaacagacacgacggttttacagttttTTATTTGTGTAGAAGAAGATAACCATTTTCATCTGAGTAAGTAAGAAGGAGGCATGCAAAATTTGTGCTTAACACATCAAACCGTTTATCCACTACATGGAGATACTGCAATGTCTATCAAACGTAATGAAGTTTCATACTGTAGAACACTCAGTCTATGTATTTGAAACTGCGAATTCTTATttataattttactttttcatCTTTCATTCTTTACCATAGTAGATGGGAACACAGGTGAAGAGCTATCGCTGCTATTCAATCAATCTCCAGTgagacaggaatggggtaaagggGCAACCTCTTTTTGTATACTTCATTGTCTACCTCGAACGCTGGAACGAACTGTCTGAGCTCCACACAATTCAgataacgtttttttttatttcctttattttagttgttttagacAAATTTAAGCATTCTGGATACGAAGCAGTCGGGTTCCATGCTAGGAATACTCGGCAGGGCACTACCAATTCCGCCATCATGGGAAATCCCACGGAAACATTGATACGAACCGAGGGCCTACGTTTGCATTTGATAAGTTTCTGGAACAATATGTTCTGGATTAAATTATGAAGTCCTAATATGCCTATTTGATAGCAAGAGACTAAAGGCAATGAATTGCTTTGCATATACTGTGCATCTACCTCTAATGAAGTGATTCCAAATTTGTTCTTTATatatttcattccttgtcccagaaAGTAGTGCACGCTGGTATCGAAGCAGAGACGGTATCAATTGGAACCGTTTGGGAGGGGATTTCCAGTTCAGGGAACCGCAATACAACCAAGCGAAACGTttaccccctccctcccacccccctccccacaaaGCTGTCCCCTTTACTGCTGCGGTAATGTCTTTTGTCCCAGACAACATAAAAAGAAATTATATCCCACGAGTGGAGCTGGCTGTTTGAGATGCCATACGTAACAGAATAAAGAATTCACttctaatgttcaaaaatggttcaaatggctctgagcactatgaaaattaacatctgtggtcatcagtcccatacaagttagaactacttaaacctaattaacccaaggacatcacagacatccatgcccgaggcaggattcgaaccagcgacgtagcggtcacgcggctccagactgaagcgcctagaaccgcacggccacaccggccggccatttctaATGTAGAGAAGTCATATAGGAGGTACAGATTTGATGGAAGGGTTCTGGAAAGGTGTAGCACATTagttaatgtaactggatagataactCTTTAAGGTTCTTATCAGATATGATTGCCAAAGATGTCGAAGGAATCGAGAGGTATGATACAAGTGCCGTAACAGATCAGTACGTCTACAGAATAGTCTAACAGAGGTGATCTTGTGACTTAAATTTAAACAGATTCAAGAAAGATGACATTGATTTAGCGACACTATTGTAACAGGATAAACGATTTCGAGCAGAAGACGGTTCTCCAGGACACTGAGCATCGGCTGCTGCCACTCACCGATCTGCATTATCAGCACCCCAGTAGGAGCAAGACACTTCTGTGACACTCATTCATGTCAGTGCCGAGGGACTTGCCTTGGAGAAGCCTCCTGGATGTGACCAGCTGCCGTGGTCGACGATCATTGGCTATTTTCCAGAAAAATTACGCTTCCACAGCGTCAGACAGCAGCAGCTGCATTTAAGGCTGCCCTTGTCCACCAAATGACCGTGTAACAGCTGTTGACAGCATTGACATCCGAACTGTCTGGCACACTGAAGCGTTTCACAGACTACGAGTTCGTCAAGCCAATTCCTCCTCTGCCAAGATGTCAGTCTGATGTATCCCGGAGGAAAGTTCACATTCTTGGTTTCTTGTAGGTACAGTTCTGCTGAGGTACGGATAGCCGGTGCATCACAGTTTGCGAGTTAAGTGGCGCCTCAACGTACTCCAGACCTGACGTAGGCAGAGCAGAACGACTGCTATTACCATAACGTTTATGTTACACCCAGATTCACCTAGAAATTATGATAGTACATTGTCCAATCATATTAATATGTTCACCACCTAGTTTCGTCCTCAAAGCCAAGAGCTACTCACAGCCggaaagtggcagcactagcagtgagggTACTCAAAGCCTGTCGAAgcgacgcagaaaacagtgcagtcgtagtcgtaatgcgatttatctgacgtccatcggggtatgatcattggctttccggAATAGGGTGGAAGCATATGAGAAACgggatgacattttcactctgcagcggaatgtgcgctgatatgaaacttcctgacagattaaaactgtgtgccggaccgagactcgaagtcgggacctttgcctttcgcaggcaagtgctctaccagctgagctacccaagcacgactcacgccccgtcctcacagctttacttctgccagtacctcgtctctaccttccaaacttcacagaagctctcctggaaccttggagaactagcactcctgaaagaaagcatattgcggagacatgacttagccacagccacagccactgcCAGGAGATTTCATATCGGCTAAGTTTGTCAACGGGTCGCTGTGGCCGGGCGAATACAGTGTAACTGTTGAGCCATAAACAGCCCAAGTGagtcaaggggctaccaacagcgtcttttCAATTAACATTCGGAAAACGTTGCTGTATATGGGGCTCTGCAGTAGGCGCCTTgctcacgcacccatgctgactgctgttcatcggcgacaaagatTGGGATTTGCGTGCCAGTACCGTAACAGAACGTTCACTGAGAGCCGACATATAACCTTCCAGACATTtggtaggtggtcacattaatgtcactggacagtgaaTACAGACCAAAGCAATGTGGTGTCCAGCCACTGTGAAATAGTGCCAAGGCGACAAAGATGTGGGTGAAGCAGATCAGAAAAGAAGAacatcgacatcgaccacagacgagAATTTTCACGCAATATttttggcaagctgaaagaacatctgggggaaggttttccaacgatgaggacgtacATGCAGCAGTTTTCGAATGGTTCAAACACCATAGACTCGATTTCTATCGACGGAGAACTGAACGTTTGCTAGAACTTTCCTACCCTTGTTTACAGAGattaaatgactgtgttgaaaaagtgTGTCATGTACCTGTGTCATTTCGAAGTATAGTGCAGCGTTCGCTGAAAGTTACTTtatctgccataataatgtgtaactttgcTTTTTGAAGTTAACTCGCACTATTTCATTTTCAGATCAATGAATAACACATTTTCAATTCAGAACACAGTTTTATCACTCCTAACTTTTTGAGCTGACGGGAAGAAACGTGTCTTTTCAGGTCTACTTACCGGACCGCTGCTGAAGAAGTTCTCGATGCGGCAGGTGGCTGTCACTGGAGGGTGCTTCGTGGTGACCGGCCTGGTGCTCACCAGCTTCGCCAATTCCATTATTCACATCATCATCACCTACAGCATCTTCGTAGGTAAGACAAAATCAAAAAGTTCAATGTAAACTTGCGAGCAATCGCATAATCGAGTTCTCATTGTTCAGAATTTAAGCTATTCTGCTACTTTGAATAACTGGTTTCCATTACGAGCTGCTATTTTTTCTTGTCCACTCCGATAATCGTGTTCCTTCGTTCTAGTTTTTCACTCAGTGTATACGTATCACTGTGGTTTCCTTTCCCTCATTTCGTTTTGTTGAATGTATGGGTTTGCGCGCATTCTGAAGTTAAAGTACCATTTGCAAACTGTTTCACTGTACTATTTCGTAAGCCAAGGATGACCTAAACTACACGGTGCACCTTCAAACATAGTACACGCTAGGTATTGTGTGAGGGCGATGTTTATTCCAGTTTCTGTATTGTTTTCTAGTACAGACTTTACATTAATCATCAACAATTTCCTGCTCAAAAGCACGTTACATAATATCGTAAttacatcttaatttttttttaatttatgttgtcAAGACACTAATGGTGGTAAAAATAACAGTATAAATGCATTTGTCTCTTTACAACGCCATGCAAGCATCTTGGGTCCAAAACATGTGTAGTTGTATGAGGAAAACTGTTGTGAAAATCTAAAAAAGCCTGTAGAGACAGCAGTACAGTTCGTACGTTGTCTATATGGATTTACAGGAAGTTCCACTCTTTGATGTGTTGTAAATGGTTCACTATACATCCATGAATACATCTAAGCTGAATCACCGAAAATGTTCACCGGAAATATTTCGGAAATGGgaaatgctattgatgtgcagctttcacagaatggattgatagtcgGGTCTCGTAGAAAGTGTTTCCGTGGAAACATGCACTTTGTTAAATGCAACAATGCCTATTCACACGAGCAAACTAAAAGTTGCCTAAATTAAATGCCAGTGGTTTTTTTGCCGGATTCTAGTGCCAGTCatttacaagatatcgtatttttaaaagtttgcacgccgacacttgtttgtgccattcaaccggcATAGTTGCTAGCTACGATGCTGTTATGTTTGCTTAtattgtgcttgtgtgttccttgagtgcgacGGTCCAAGccgtaggtcgtgagtggacaatTTCATTTGCCAATGCAGAGAAAGCACTTTCTTCAGAGAGTGTAGGAAGAAAGCAGTTCATTCTAGTACGGTGTTTGTAGCAAGATTtcacaatagacgtcaaccatctcggcaattacttATCAGTCTCTTCAACCAGTTATGAGAAAGTGTTATTGATCCGCATGTTAGGACCCGCGCTTTCACACAGGGAAGTGGCATACTAgtaagtcaggcaagtgtcctacgcgttctccatcgacatagtttCCATCTCGATCAcacctctctccatcaagagctgtatggaaacgattatgagaatcgtgttaacttttgTACATGGTTATTAAGACGaggtactccagatgtatcatatgtgttgtttagtgatgaagctacatttaccaataATGGCCAGGTAAGACACCGAAACACGCGCTACTGGTCTGTTAACAATCCGTCAGATGGAACGTCAGCATCCACGGAGTGTAAACGTATGTTGTGGTATAGTGAGCCATTAGACGGAGCACCTGTTTTTCATAGATACCCTGTGTGCATTCTTACAAACCACATCAGGTGCGTCCCTCAGATGGGTACAGCAACAGTCATAATAGCGACACACCTGCATGTCATATCGagattacttttgttgatgtttgttcaTACACAGCCTCCACATCATCTTTTCATGTTTAAATTTGTACGTATTTATTGTCTGATGTATCTTTCAGTTTTATATAGAACGCTATTGATAATCAACGAGGGGGGCTGAACTGTTGGAACGTACAGGGCAGTAGCAGGgctgagggaggggggaggagagggaggggggaggagagggagggggggaagaagGAGTCGAATGGTGGATGGTGGTAGAGCACAGCAACTCTATCTGTCTTGGAGCTTATATGACTTGGAGGGGGTCGGTGGAACAACGTCGCGGTATCACAGTAGAGGCTTTGTGTTCTTTCTAGAAAATCCGTCAGTTAAAACGGACGGATAGGGGATCCATAAGGTGCACTTTTGGCGTGAGCCAATTGGGTCGTTGCGTTGGGCCCAGAAGTTAAGCCCATGATTGGCCGAAATGTGCGCCAGAAAGTGCTTCCTCTCAGGGGAAATGGATGTGTTAGCCGGTGGGGACGCACTGTGCAGCTGTACCACGAGGCAATGACGGTGAGACGTAATGCAAATGCTTGTTGACCGAATTGCTGAAATATTTGTCATACGTGTCGCAAGCTAAATTCTTTACACTGTGCTGTTTTAGGTTGACCAATATGTTTGTTCTCTCGCTCCAATTTTGTAACTAATATCCATTTTTCTCTCACTCTGTCCTGATTCCATGTAAATCGGTTaacaaaattgtaaatttattagcCCCGCGAATCTCTGTGAATGACTAATAGCGATTTTCTCTCTTGTTATTTGCCCTCAGCAACGCTTATCTCTGTTGCAGCATGTTGGATCACACACAATCTTATAAAATTGAAAGATGGTAGTGCCTTTTGGGCAGGCCACTGCCATGGTAATACCTGTCGGGCAcctcccctttcattttgtttcggtggttgttcaaatggttcaaatggctctgagcactatgggacttaacatctgtgatcatacgtcccctagaacttagaactacttaaacctaactaacctcaggacatcacacacatccatgcccgaggcaggattcgaacctgcgaccgtagcgtcggtgATTGTCATACATCTTCATTCGCCTTTGATGTATTTtccctgattgatattaatctgatggactattagggttagggtaaagcactgattgatctcacagtacttgcatgacttgagCAGCAGTAGTACAATTGAACTCGGCTATAGAGATAGATTTTTGGACACTGGAGGTGGCTGTTGCATTAGGGATAGCTTTAGAACTTTCCTCAAGCAGCAAGGAAGTTGGCGGATTCCTTTGCACTCAGCGAAGCGGGTCGTGGACCCGGCGGGCAGTGTTTTATCGGCACCCATTCTGGTGGCCGACCTTGTTACACTAGCGGCCAAGCAAGAGGGTGGGAACATCATGGttgaatgcgaaatgacacttctttgGAAACTGGCGGCGCCGGGAATCCTGCCGACTGTCTAAACGCTTAATTTGAGAGTGGACGTGGTGTAGGAGTCTGGTCTCCTCATTCCGCGTGTGGATCCAGATACAGCGGCGTCGGGCTGGCGCTCGGCTAAACTGTTTATAACAAGAACAGCGTATCTTGTGAATAGGGATGACGAATTTCTCCAGATGTCGCCTTTCTTAGATGCCGCCGCGCCTCGCCAAATTGGCGCCCTCTAAATCGTTTTATGGATGACACAgagcttgttttcactaggaagctttcctcatcttgtgaaatgcgtTGGGGTTTCGGCTGCAGGACCTCCAGCCATTGTGTGCTGTTTTCTcggagaacagaatgtgtactgcactgcagtgtTTGGTTGAGGAAGATCGGGTCTCCTTGCTAGTAAACATGATTGGCACGGTAAACACTGCTGGCCTATGATAGGTTTATTCGAGAACATCGGGGGAATGGCTGTTTTTCAGAAGGTTTTGAGCAAAAGGCAGAGGCGACTAGCTCCTCGACCGCCGTGGAGTATAGTCGCTTGAGTTCTTCCATTTCTACGGAGAGCGTAGTTAGTTGTAAAGACGTCTGGACACCCGGACGAAACTTTATATTTTCACAGACGTGAGGCAATCACTGGAGGACATAGGGTCATCTCCCGTAGTACGACACTTCGGCAGAGCCTGCACGCAGACGGCAGCATCTCGTCTTTCATTAGCTATATCGGTAATGTTGCGCAGCTTCGGCAAATTCAGAAGCCTATCAATCGTTTTCACGACCATCTTTTTCCAAAGTAGCCTCGTACTGGCAGTAGTCACTACAACCGTCCATTGCATGGTTAATCATATTTTGATGTGAGAGCAATCCGTGGAACAATACAGCAGAGTGTGCTTGCCTAGATTGACACCCTTCGACTTACAGCAGCCAGTCTCATTTACATGTAAATTCTAGTAGGCTCCCCAGGTCTATTGCCAAACAACCTGAGTTCACGTTAATGAAATGTTGCACGGTTGAAGTTTCTGTATGTTAGTTCTCTTTTGTCCTTTATATTAGTTAATAAATCGCTTTGTGATACCATAGGTccttgttatcaattttttcatagaCACCCATTCTCATTCCCTACGATGTCGTTTATATTGTTGTGGGTTTgaagaaattaattttatgtcaattTAGCCAACTCAGGAATAATCCACACTGGGGCCACTAGTTACGAAAGTCAGATATCCTTGCGCTATTGATAATCGTGGCACCTCATGAGTATCGAGGTTTCGAATTTTTGTGTCGTTTTGCAGACACCACAGGCTAGCTTGCAAAGTCCCCACCAATGCTGATCTTTTGTCTGCTAAGTTATTATCAACTCTTCATTTCGTAGCGGACAGTATCACTTAAGAACATTGTTTGTTACGCAGTCAAAATTTCCTTGATATAAGAGTAACCATTAATAATTCCAAAGGTTTGAATTCACTCTTTTAGATCAAGGCACACCCCCTCCCCTCATTTCCATATACATCAGTCAATATCTTAAGAAGTATATGAGGTATGGCTTAACATTGTTCTTGTCTCTTTAAGACCATACAGTGCTACTTTTTCCATTACGTTAGGGCAAACAAATTGTACTACCCGTTTTCAGGGTAGAACTTCCTCCTACTTTAATTAACCACTCCATGctatcaaatatggttcaaatgactctgagcactatgggacttaactgctgaggtcatcagtcccctagaacttagaactacttaaacctaactaacctaaggacatcacacacagccatacccgaggcaggattcgaacctgcgaccgtagcggtcgcgcggttccagactgttgtgcctagaaccgctcggccaccccggccggccctatcAAATATGAAAAGACAGCCCACACCTTACTGCACTGAACATGACAGCAAGTTACAAGTAAACTGCCTTAGGAAAATATGATGGTAATTTGTGCAAGAACACGGATCATATCACAGCGGAATGGATTAATTGGGCTGTCCTAAGTTAACTGTGTCCAGGTAAGATGTTCAGTATTGCAGAAACAATGTTTCCAGATGAGTAAACTGCCACACAGGATGACAGCAGAGCCGTCTAGGGCGACAGATGACCATCACATCCAGGGACTTCCAGAGACTATTGCTCACTCAACTTATTAGGTTCATTAATATTCAATATAGCCAATAATACAAACGAATAAGTCATACATGCATAGCTGATAAATTATTAGGTTGACATTAGTTTCATAAGAGTTGTGCACCTGGTATGTGGAAGAGGCAAGCGCGAGTAACTGCATTTCATTTACCTGCCCTGGTGTACCTGGTTATATGTGTGTACTCGAATCTCGAGGCCGCACTTGACTGCACCAAGCTTACAAAATGGTTGCCAGTATGTAGCAATGTGAGCGCCCAAGTGCAGCGCAACACACATAGTTTCAAGTAACTCTGCCGACCCCACGTTATGTAACGGCCTCGTTGCTGTGCTGTACCAGGTCTGGGGATGGGCCTGTTCACGCCGTCGGGCTTCCTGGCGGTCAAGACGTACTTCGTGGAGTCTCGCGGCCGCGCCGTGGGGCTGTCGATGGCGGGCGCCAACTGCGGCCAGATGGCGATGCCTCACGTGGTGCGGCTGCTGCTCGAGACGTACGGCTTCAGCGGCGCGCTGCTCGTGCTGGGCGGGGTGGCCATGCACGGGCCGCTCGGCTCGCTGTTCTTCCACCCCGTGGAGTGGCACGCCGAGCGCCGCCCTGTGGCCAACGAGCTGACGCTGCTCAAGGGCGAGTCCGAGCCCGGCGACGAGGTGCGGCCGCGCCGGCCCAGGAGGAACGCCTCCATGGCGTCGCTGGCCAGCTCCGAGGTGGGCGACATGGCCGACGTCGTGCCCGAGGACCGCCGCATGCGCCTGCGGCCCACCtgggaggaggacgaggaagaggGCGCGGGAGCGCCAGCGGGCACCTTCCAGGACAGTGAGTAGCCGCACCACTGCCTCACCCGCCTCTCGTCATCAGTCCGATGATTGGTTTGACGCAGTTCTTCATgccagtctatcctgtgcaggttTCTTCGCGTCTGCGcgtctactgcaaccttcatccactTCAGCATGCTTAGCACAGTCAGTCTCCCTGTAGATTTTTACCCCAGAtacttcgaaatggttcaaatggctctgagcactatgggacttaacatcggaggatatcagtaccctagaacttagaactacttaaacctaactaacctaacgacatcacacacatccatgcccgagacaggattcgaacctgcgaccgtagcggtcacgcggttctggactgaagcgcctagaactgctcggccacaccggctggccaaaaCACTTCCCTTCATAAGCAAACAGGCTATACTTTCATACCCAAGAATGTGTCCTAGCAACCGAATCCTTCATTCAATTTAGTTATACCGCAATTTTCTTTTCTCTgcagtattgccaaatgcattgaggttgatggacatcattttgagcatttattgcattaatgtggtatttacaggtaatcacgctgtaacagcatgcgttctcagaaatgataacttcacaaaggtacatgtatcagattggaacaacggaaataaaatgttcaaacgtacctacgttctgtattttaatttaaaaaacctaaatgttatcaactgttcgtctaaaattgtgagccatatgtttgtgactattacaggcgccacctatcacaaagcgaaaaaagtggtccagctaaaacattcatatttctatacgtactacactaatatgtaatgaaaaatgggggttcctatttaaaaaaaaacgcatttgatatccgtttgacctatggtatccgcatctagcgggccaaccatagcgccatctggtttcccccttcaggctagataaGTTtcggttctttgtagttttttcgtttgacgcttatttcgtgagatatttggcccagtcacgagcaatggaccaccctgtatagtgacccGAAAGtccttaaaattttaaaattctttcaATACTTCAAGGAAGAATGTAGCTAGAGAAGAAATATTTGACAACCTTGCTTGAAACGACATAAGAATTTATTGAAAACGAAAAAAGTTAACCAAAAGGTGGCGTTTCATATGACTGAaaatcaataattagcataacaattgatttttgGCTAAGACCATCCCTTTTTATCTTTAGCCAACACCATCGTTTCAGCATCTCGGCCTTCATCGACAATATTCGTAGTCAGAGGACGAAGTTGTGTACAGCACTGCCCAGCGTATGGTGAGAAATTGCTTACGGAAGTTGTCTGTTATCATCCGTAATGAGGTCGGAAGATCAGAGTAGACTTGCGATTTAAGGTAACGCCACAATCAGTAATCACACACACGAAGTCTGGGAACGTGGTGGGTCAAGAATGACGGATGTGGCGAGTGAGTACGCGCTCCTCACCAAGTGATGTGCAGAAGAGATCTTTGATATGTATAGCAGTATAGGATGGCATACCATCCTTCCTAAAACTtttaccttccagcaggtgtttatcagcctggCTAAAGATGATCTGACTGCACCTCTCttattacagctcattttatatttGATTCTCATGCGGCATCCGGCCCCATCTGTTCGTCATGTTTTGTACTCGttgttggtttcaataaaaccgcaAGTCATTTCagacatgtgtgtcagtttttacgtcTCTACATacgttattccgtgaattagtgcttTTCAAATGTTAAACTTTTGGATCACTCTATAAAACTTGCGCCGCAAATATTGTAAAAACGGAAAATGCTATTGACGTGCCGTTTCCACAGAACTGATTGGTAGTCAAGAGCTCGTACTGTTAGCCTATcaatagattgtaataatacataaaaactgtattttttgtgcatacactttttaaatggaacagtgcctattgaGATTAACAAAGTAAAAGTAGTGTCCAATATTTTGAAAGGTTGTAGTACCCACCTCTTCATACCGACTGAAAAGGGTCTGGAAACGCATACTTTTTAAGATATGCTCACTTGTTCGCCAAGTAACACCAGTATTGTCGAGTATTGTAGGAGGTTATAGTAATAATAACATGAGAAAAAGAGAATTACACATGGGTCTGGAAAAGTGTACTTTCTGCGACCTGTACACGTCTTCGTAGGGTAGGTTCAACCTGACGTCCATTCATGACACTTTTTATAGAAGATGCTCAACCTGACGTCCGTCCAGGGCAATACACCGCTCtgctgaaagccggccggtgtggccttgcggttctagcgcttcagtttggaaccgcgtgaccgctacggtcgcagggtcgaatcctgcctcgggcatggatgtgtgtgatgtccttaggttagttaggtttaattagttcgaagttctaggcgactgatgacctcagcagttaagtcgcatagtgctcagagccatttgaactctgctGAAAGTGCTGGCATATGCTAACGACACAATCCTAAAGTGTCTGGAAATTGTTGACTGGGGTTGCGTAAACTAATGCCTTCAAGCTTCCCCACAACCGCGAATATAGCAGACTGAAGTCTGGGAAACGGGAAGGACAATATGGGCGTC is from Schistocerca cancellata isolate TAMUIC-IGC-003103 chromosome 6, iqSchCanc2.1, whole genome shotgun sequence and encodes:
- the LOC126088230 gene encoding monocarboxylate transporter 1-like encodes the protein MTATKTAEYEIIPPDGGWGWMVVLGVALNYMTSQALISVFSVLFGQKLISMGHETTSAAVIMNVMTAVMNFSGLLTGPLLKKFSMRQVAVTGGCFVVTGLVLTSFANSIIHIIITYSIFVAKRVVDPAGSVLSAPILVADLVTLAAKQEGGNIMVECEMTLLWKLAAPGILPTV